From Pagrus major chromosome 6, Pma_NU_1.0, one genomic window encodes:
- the tmem183a gene encoding transmembrane protein 183A isoform X2 — translation MPKKGNRKRLKFKAGDVCSESVTVADYADADPAVVKSGRVKKAVANAVEKEVKLLCGLEASQGAVEEVLSSAGSVQEDALESSDELDPEEDGENDTKAARKKKHKRRKESSESSDGYEYPVDIWEVLASYIRPEDVCRFALICRNAWTVTCTAAFWTRLYRRHYRIDTDLPFRLQPDSIVRMRCLRARVIRSLFHLYEPFDLRVSKIPALPESTPTTLLNSKCLLAWFRKVPCSGTRPEALWEFNFKLLKQGHSKNGCAKSLCAPRQYEDVHSNPDSDCYMLQVTTLNYIYTPVVMGMTLALFTINVSTDMRHHRVRLLFHDSPLQRGKKRGDQGGTLVVLDPVQSVRIMDWWHPQYPSSPDT, via the exons ATGCCCAAGAAAGGGAACCGAAAACGGCTGAAATTTAAGGCCGGGGACGTTTGTTCGGAATCAG TCACTGTTGCTGATTATGCTGACGCCGACCCAGCCGTTGTGAAGTCAGGGAGGGTGAAAAAGGCTGTTGCAAATGCAGTTGAAAAAGAAG TAAAATTACTCTGCGGCCTGGAAGCATCTCAGGGAGCGGTGGAGGAGGTCCTCTCATCTGCAGGGAGTGTCCAAGAAGATGCTTTGGAAAGCAGTGATGAGCTAGACCctgaagaagatggagaaaatgaTACTAAAGCAGCCCGCAAGAAGAAACACAAGAGGAGAAAGG AAAGCAGTGAGAGCAGTGATGGGTACGAGTATCCAGTGGATATTTGGGAAGTGCTCGCCTCCTACATTCGACCTGAGGATGTGTGCAGATTTGCTCTGATCTGTAGAAATGCCTGGACAGTCACATGCACTGCAGCTTTTTGGACCAGGCTCTACAGAAG ACACTACAGGATTGATACTGACCTGCCATTTCGTCTGCAACCTGACTCTATTGTCAGGATGCGTTGTTTACGGGCTCGTGTGATTCGCTCCCTTTTCCATTTGTATGAGCCGTTTGACTTGCGTGTCTCAAAAATTCCTGCCCTGCCAGAATCCACGCCCACAACCTTGCTCAACTCAAAG TGTTTACTGGCCTGGTTCCGAAAGGTGCCCTGTTCAGGGACTCGTCCAGAGGCATTGTGGGAGTTCAACTTCAAGTTGTTAAAGCAG GGACACAGTAAGAATGGTTGTGCCAAATCCTTGTGTGCGCCCAGACAATACGAAGATGTCCACTCAAACCCAGACTCTGACTGCTACATGCTTCAGGTCACCACCCTCAACTACATCTACACCCCTGTGGTCATGGGCATGACGCTGGCCCTG TTCACAATCAACGTCAGCACAGACATGCGCCACCACCGTGTTCGTCTGCTTTTCCATGACTCACCGCTCCAACGGGGAAAGAAGAGGGGAGATCAGGGCGGCACCCTGGTGGTGTTGGATCCCGTACAGAGTGTGCGGATCATGGACTGGTGGCATCCACAGTACCCCTCTTCACCCGACACATAG
- the tmem183a gene encoding transmembrane protein 183A isoform X1, translating into MPKKGNRKRLKFKAGDVCSESVTVADYADADPAVVKSGRVKKAVANAVEKEVKLLCGLEASQGAVEEVLSSAGSVQEDALESSDELDPEEDGENDTKAARKKKHKRRKESSESSDGYEYPVDIWEVLASYIRPEDVCRFALICRNAWTVTCTAAFWTRLYRRHYRIDTDLPFRLQPDSIVRMRCLRARVIRSLFHLYEPFDLRVSKIPALPESTPTTLLNSKCLLAWFRKVPCSGTRPEALWEFNFKLLKQQGHSKNGCAKSLCAPRQYEDVHSNPDSDCYMLQVTTLNYIYTPVVMGMTLALFTINVSTDMRHHRVRLLFHDSPLQRGKKRGDQGGTLVVLDPVQSVRIMDWWHPQYPSSPDT; encoded by the exons ATGCCCAAGAAAGGGAACCGAAAACGGCTGAAATTTAAGGCCGGGGACGTTTGTTCGGAATCAG TCACTGTTGCTGATTATGCTGACGCCGACCCAGCCGTTGTGAAGTCAGGGAGGGTGAAAAAGGCTGTTGCAAATGCAGTTGAAAAAGAAG TAAAATTACTCTGCGGCCTGGAAGCATCTCAGGGAGCGGTGGAGGAGGTCCTCTCATCTGCAGGGAGTGTCCAAGAAGATGCTTTGGAAAGCAGTGATGAGCTAGACCctgaagaagatggagaaaatgaTACTAAAGCAGCCCGCAAGAAGAAACACAAGAGGAGAAAGG AAAGCAGTGAGAGCAGTGATGGGTACGAGTATCCAGTGGATATTTGGGAAGTGCTCGCCTCCTACATTCGACCTGAGGATGTGTGCAGATTTGCTCTGATCTGTAGAAATGCCTGGACAGTCACATGCACTGCAGCTTTTTGGACCAGGCTCTACAGAAG ACACTACAGGATTGATACTGACCTGCCATTTCGTCTGCAACCTGACTCTATTGTCAGGATGCGTTGTTTACGGGCTCGTGTGATTCGCTCCCTTTTCCATTTGTATGAGCCGTTTGACTTGCGTGTCTCAAAAATTCCTGCCCTGCCAGAATCCACGCCCACAACCTTGCTCAACTCAAAG TGTTTACTGGCCTGGTTCCGAAAGGTGCCCTGTTCAGGGACTCGTCCAGAGGCATTGTGGGAGTTCAACTTCAAGTTGTTAAAGCAG CAGGGACACAGTAAGAATGGTTGTGCCAAATCCTTGTGTGCGCCCAGACAATACGAAGATGTCCACTCAAACCCAGACTCTGACTGCTACATGCTTCAGGTCACCACCCTCAACTACATCTACACCCCTGTGGTCATGGGCATGACGCTGGCCCTG TTCACAATCAACGTCAGCACAGACATGCGCCACCACCGTGTTCGTCTGCTTTTCCATGACTCACCGCTCCAACGGGGAAAGAAGAGGGGAGATCAGGGCGGCACCCTGGTGGTGTTGGATCCCGTACAGAGTGTGCGGATCATGGACTGGTGGCATCCACAGTACCCCTCTTCACCCGACACATAG